In Deltaproteobacteria bacterium, a single genomic region encodes these proteins:
- a CDS encoding MaoC family dehydratase yields the protein MRLPNYKDGAATRLSFQVARLPVKSLRVVLLFGPGYAAYRKEGDFVLIRKKRGNFLEDFRVGQRFRHKVGKTVTEGLFNAFTEFGMTTNPLSKNLRYAQRYGFKGLTAPPGLVMNIVFSQSVEDISENARANLEYRDMRFGAPVYVSDTVEVETSIVGVQPSSKEPDRGVVHVQTTGRNQHGEIVLTLQRKVQVWKDNQDAKVEAAALSEVPEIPCDLHVPSYDQARNYQELAHLTNADTYFEDFNAGDTLEHSRGRTVTTAHMEWTAMLDNTSQVHSNQHMIDQNPGKYIGGQLIVYGGIPFNLCLGLSCPDVGDNAMGDVCYITGRHTGPVFVGDTVFAATEIKDKRDYPGRPDLGIVSTILRGHKFVKKGEAWEKMEIFYLEREIAVKRRSHYV from the coding sequence ATGCGACTTCCAAACTACAAGGATGGGGCGGCGACGAGGCTCTCTTTTCAAGTCGCACGCCTCCCGGTAAAAAGTTTGCGCGTGGTACTGCTGTTCGGTCCGGGCTATGCAGCTTATCGGAAAGAAGGTGATTTCGTGCTCATTCGCAAGAAACGCGGCAATTTTCTGGAAGATTTTCGGGTCGGTCAGCGCTTTCGGCATAAGGTCGGCAAGACGGTGACAGAAGGGTTGTTCAACGCCTTCACGGAGTTTGGTATGACGACCAACCCGTTGAGCAAGAACTTGCGTTATGCCCAGCGTTACGGGTTCAAAGGCCTGACCGCTCCGCCGGGATTGGTCATGAACATCGTGTTCAGCCAAAGCGTGGAAGATATTTCCGAGAACGCCCGCGCCAATCTGGAATATCGCGACATGCGCTTCGGCGCGCCGGTGTATGTCAGCGATACCGTCGAAGTCGAGACCTCCATCGTCGGCGTGCAGCCCTCTTCCAAAGAGCCGGATCGTGGCGTCGTGCATGTGCAAACCACCGGGCGCAATCAGCACGGCGAGATCGTGCTCACGCTACAACGGAAAGTCCAGGTGTGGAAAGATAACCAAGACGCTAAAGTCGAAGCAGCGGCGCTTTCCGAGGTCCCTGAAATTCCCTGCGACTTGCATGTGCCTAGTTACGACCAAGCGCGCAATTACCAGGAACTGGCCCATCTGACGAACGCTGACACCTATTTCGAGGACTTTAACGCGGGCGACACGCTCGAACATTCGCGTGGACGCACGGTGACCACGGCGCATATGGAATGGACCGCCATGCTCGATAACACCTCGCAGGTACACAGCAATCAGCACATGATCGACCAAAACCCGGGGAAATATATCGGCGGGCAGCTCATCGTGTACGGCGGCATTCCGTTCAATCTGTGCCTGGGGTTGTCGTGCCCGGATGTGGGCGATAACGCGATGGGCGATGTCTGTTACATTACCGGGCGCCACACCGGCCCGGTGTTCGTCGGCGACACCGTGTTCGCCGCGACGGAAATCAAAGACAAGCGCGATTACCCCGGGCGCCCGGACCTCGGCATCGTTTCCACCATCCTGCGCGGCCACAAGTTCGTCAAAAAAGGCGAAGCCTGGGAGAAGATGGAAATTTTTTATCTAGAGAGGGAGATAGCGGTGAAGCGGAGGTCGCACTATGTGTAG
- a CDS encoding CoA transferase, producing MTQGEPQHLLSGYTVLDFTQVLAGPTVTRLMAEMGAEVIKVELAPNGEISRALPFLKDGRSGYFIQQNRGKKSLCIDARHPKGQEILKELVKKVDVLVENFSPGAIARLGFGYDVVKELNPRIVMCSISALGQTGPLASVPGYDYIGQAYAGVTYMIGDPNGSPSFPMLGLGDVSTGVHAYAAIATALLYRERTGKGQYLDISLLDSYFHCHELNVQLYSGTGGAVQPKRSGSHHYAICPAGLFKGKNSYLFILCLEHQWVVLCRAIGRPELAADPRFSTNVKRVEHLADVIQTIEGWIVAQESDEKALQILQDGRVPAAPVLSIAEAVNHPHLRERRTVRRITDRVLGELDIPGMPLRFSEFPEELPLQAPFLGEHNEEVLCTHLSFTPEQIGQLASEGVLKHDLTK from the coding sequence ATGACTCAGGGAGAACCGCAACATCTGCTCAGCGGGTATACAGTGCTGGATTTCACTCAGGTGCTCGCCGGACCGACGGTCACCCGTCTGATGGCGGAAATGGGCGCGGAGGTGATCAAGGTGGAACTCGCGCCCAATGGCGAAATCTCGCGCGCGCTGCCTTTTCTCAAAGACGGACGCAGCGGGTACTTCATCCAGCAGAACCGCGGCAAGAAAAGTCTCTGCATCGACGCGCGCCATCCGAAGGGGCAGGAGATTCTCAAGGAACTCGTCAAAAAGGTCGATGTGCTGGTCGAAAACTTCTCTCCCGGCGCAATCGCACGTTTGGGGTTCGGCTACGATGTGGTTAAAGAATTGAACCCGCGCATCGTCATGTGTTCGATTTCCGCGTTGGGGCAGACCGGGCCGCTGGCATCCGTGCCCGGCTATGACTATATCGGGCAAGCCTACGCCGGAGTGACCTACATGATCGGCGATCCCAACGGTTCGCCGTCCTTTCCCATGCTGGGGCTTGGCGATGTCAGTACCGGCGTGCACGCGTATGCGGCGATCGCCACTGCGCTCCTCTACCGCGAGCGTACCGGCAAGGGGCAATACTTGGATATCTCCCTGCTGGACTCGTACTTCCATTGCCATGAACTCAACGTGCAACTCTACAGCGGCACCGGTGGCGCGGTGCAACCTAAACGGTCAGGCTCGCATCACTATGCCATCTGTCCCGCTGGGCTCTTCAAGGGGAAAAACTCGTACCTCTTTATCCTCTGCCTAGAGCATCAATGGGTTGTGTTGTGTCGTGCGATCGGGAGACCGGAACTGGCCGCCGACCCGCGTTTTTCCACCAACGTCAAGCGCGTCGAGCATCTGGCGGACGTCATCCAAACGATCGAGGGCTGGATTGTTGCGCAAGAGAGCGACGAAAAAGCCTTGCAGATTCTCCAGGATGGTCGCGTGCCCGCTGCGCCGGTGCTCTCGATTGCCGAGGCGGTGAATCACCCCCATCTGCGCGAACGGCGTACCGTGCGTCGCATTACCGACCGGGTGCTGGGCGAATTGGATATTCCCGGGATGCCGCTGCGCTTTTCCGAATTCCCGGAAGAACTTCCGTTGCAAGCGCCTTTCCTAGGCGAGCACAACGAAGAGGTGTTGTGCACCCATCTCTCGTTTACTCCCGAGCAAATCGGCCAGTTGGCAAGCGAAGGCGTGCTGAAGCACGACCTGACCAAGTAA
- a CDS encoding glucose 1-dehydrogenase, with protein sequence MRFDGKVGLVTGAGSGIGRATAIGFARRGGAVAVADINAENANTVAAEITAAGGRALAIVADVTQAADLDAMFSQTTGTFGRLDFLHNNAFGLPAVQTNAQVAGRVADVADEVWDKMVDLGLTAVFRAMKRALPIMRAQGSGAIVNTASISGLYADYGIAAYNAAKAGVINLTRVVAIEYARAGIRANCVCPGAINTPLLAPALELPGFADRFNEAIPMGRLGQPEEIANVVLFLASDLASFVTGSAFVADGGQTAKTGSPSFMAE encoded by the coding sequence ATGCGTTTTGACGGCAAAGTTGGACTGGTCACAGGGGCGGGATCAGGCATTGGGCGCGCTACGGCCATCGGATTCGCCCGACGCGGAGGCGCGGTGGCAGTAGCGGATATCAACGCCGAGAATGCCAACACCGTCGCCGCCGAAATCACGGCCGCCGGCGGCCGGGCGCTCGCCATTGTTGCCGACGTGACCCAAGCGGCCGACCTCGACGCGATGTTCTCGCAGACGACCGGCACGTTCGGTCGGCTCGATTTTCTTCATAACAATGCCTTCGGCCTTCCGGCAGTACAAACCAACGCCCAGGTCGCGGGGCGCGTCGCCGATGTCGCAGACGAGGTGTGGGACAAAATGGTGGATCTCGGTCTGACGGCGGTCTTCCGTGCCATGAAACGCGCTCTTCCCATCATGCGCGCGCAGGGCAGCGGCGCGATCGTGAACACGGCATCGATTTCCGGACTGTACGCGGATTACGGCATCGCGGCCTACAACGCGGCCAAGGCGGGGGTGATCAATCTCACGCGCGTGGTCGCCATCGAATACGCGCGCGCGGGCATTCGCGCCAATTGCGTGTGTCCCGGAGCTATCAACACGCCCTTACTCGCGCCAGCGTTGGAGCTGCCAGGATTTGCCGACCGCTTCAACGAAGCGATTCCGATGGGACGGCTAGGACAGCCGGAGGAGATCGCCAACGTGGTCCTGTTCTTGGCCTCGGATCTCGCATCGTTCGTGACCGGCTCGGCTTTCGTTGCCGACGGTGGACAGACCGCGAAGACCGGCAGCCCGTCGTTCATGGCGGAGTAA